A genome region from Paenibacillus sp. J23TS9 includes the following:
- a CDS encoding aldehyde dehydrogenase: MYNDTMANLIQKQKHFYRSGATRPYEFRLRQLKKLRDVLVAYEKQVIEALKKDLNKSEFEAYSTEIGIVYEELSFTIKHLRSWMAPRKAKTALTHFGSKGRIIPEPYGTTLIIAPWNYPFQLAVSPLIGALAAGNTVVMKPSELTPTMSALLSEMLGSVYEEEYIAVVEGGPEVSQELLAQPVDYIFFTGSVNVGKIVMQAAAKQLIPLTLELGGKSPCIVHADAPLKLTAQRIVFGKFTNAGQTCIAPDYLLVHRSVKTELIAYIQESIKEFYGPDPLSNPSYGRIVSEKHFQRLASFLQNGTVASGGKTAPDHLTIEPTMLDQVTWDMPVMQEEIFGPILPIIEYDRIQEAIDMINDRPKPLALYLFTREPEIEEAVVGSVSYGGGCINDTLMHIATPYLPFGGVGESGMGAYHGQGSFDTFTHYKSVLKQTNMFDFTFRYPSSKNGLKYLRKLLKP, translated from the coding sequence ATGTATAACGATACCATGGCAAACCTTATTCAGAAACAAAAACATTTTTACAGAAGCGGCGCTACCCGCCCTTACGAATTTCGCCTGCGTCAGCTGAAGAAGCTGAGAGATGTGCTGGTAGCTTACGAGAAGCAGGTCATCGAGGCTTTAAAGAAGGATTTGAATAAAAGCGAATTTGAAGCTTATTCTACGGAAATCGGTATTGTCTATGAAGAATTATCCTTCACGATCAAGCATTTACGCAGTTGGATGGCACCCAGGAAGGCAAAGACAGCGCTTACGCATTTTGGAAGCAAAGGGCGGATTATACCTGAGCCTTATGGTACAACACTCATTATAGCCCCCTGGAATTATCCTTTCCAGTTGGCGGTGTCCCCCTTGATTGGCGCCCTCGCTGCCGGCAATACCGTGGTCATGAAGCCGTCGGAGCTGACACCCACCATGTCTGCCTTGCTGTCGGAGATGCTGGGCAGCGTCTATGAAGAGGAATACATCGCTGTGGTGGAAGGCGGTCCTGAGGTCAGTCAGGAGCTGCTGGCCCAGCCTGTCGACTATATCTTCTTCACAGGCAGCGTAAATGTCGGCAAAATTGTCATGCAGGCAGCCGCCAAGCAGCTGATCCCGCTGACTTTGGAGCTTGGTGGCAAAAGCCCCTGCATCGTACACGCCGATGCCCCGCTGAAGCTTACAGCCCAGCGCATCGTTTTCGGAAAATTCACCAATGCCGGGCAGACCTGCATCGCCCCCGACTACTTGCTTGTGCACCGAAGCGTGAAGACCGAGCTGATTGCATACATTCAGGAATCCATTAAGGAGTTCTATGGTCCTGATCCTTTATCGAATCCATCTTATGGACGTATTGTATCTGAAAAGCATTTTCAAAGACTTGCTTCGTTTCTGCAAAACGGAACAGTCGCCAGCGGCGGCAAAACCGCACCGGACCATCTGACCATTGAGCCTACAATGCTGGATCAGGTAACATGGGATATGCCCGTGATGCAGGAAGAGATCTTTGGTCCTATTCTGCCAATTATTGAATATGACCGCATCCAGGAGGCCATTGACATGATCAATGATCGTCCGAAGCCGCTTGCTCTCTATCTGTTTACACGGGAGCCCGAGATCGAGGAAGCAGTTGTCGGCAGCGTTTCCTACGGCGGCGGCTGCATTAACGATACGCTTATGCATATCGCCACCCCTTACCTGCCTTTTGGCGGTGTCGGCGAGAGCGGCATGGGCGCTTATCATGGGCAGGGCAGCTTCGACACTTTCACACATTACAAAAGCGTCCTGAAGCAAACCAACATGTTTGATTTTACATTCCGCTATCCATCGTCCAAGAACGGTTTGAAATATTTGCGCAAGCTTCTAAAGCCTTAA
- a CDS encoding metallophosphoesterase, whose protein sequence is MKNSPKSGMMTRRAFLKRGRAAIFGAGMLTGGYAWLWEPRQLEVTRLTLRFSRLPAVFDGLVIAQFSDLHLGFHSRESDIVQLAEAVEAESPDMICFTGDAVDSGTDAMPDYIPVLSSMKADLGKYAILGNHDYLVHPDRVNDMLHTAGFKVLRNEHALVNHQGESIAVVGLDDQLMGQPDPEQGLRGVPEGLFTLLMMHEPDYADTAVLYPFDLQISGHSHGGQVRLPFLGALLTPPGSRRYIMGKYAVGDRSMPLYVNRGIGETHLPVRFLCKPELTIFTLKAINS, encoded by the coding sequence ATGAAAAACAGCCCGAAGTCCGGCATGATGACGCGAAGGGCGTTTTTAAAGCGCGGCCGAGCGGCCATTTTTGGTGCCGGCATGCTGACCGGGGGGTACGCCTGGTTGTGGGAGCCGAGACAGCTTGAAGTAACACGTCTGACCCTCCGCTTTTCCAGGCTTCCCGCCGTATTTGACGGCCTCGTTATAGCTCAGTTTAGTGATCTTCATCTGGGCTTTCACTCACGCGAAAGCGATATTGTACAGCTGGCAGAGGCAGTGGAGGCCGAATCGCCGGATATGATCTGCTTTACCGGTGACGCCGTGGACTCCGGTACGGATGCCATGCCGGACTATATTCCGGTGCTTTCTTCTATGAAGGCAGATTTGGGGAAATATGCGATTCTTGGCAATCATGATTATCTGGTTCATCCGGATCGTGTCAACGATATGCTTCATACGGCAGGCTTTAAGGTGCTGAGAAACGAGCATGCCCTGGTGAACCACCAAGGGGAGAGCATTGCCGTGGTTGGTCTCGATGATCAGCTTATGGGTCAGCCCGATCCGGAGCAAGGGTTAAGGGGTGTCCCCGAGGGCTTGTTTACCCTGCTGATGATGCATGAGCCGGATTATGCCGACACCGCCGTCTTGTATCCATTTGATCTGCAGATTTCTGGACACAGCCATGGAGGTCAGGTACGGCTTCCGTTTCTGGGAGCGCTGCTTACGCCGCCGGGATCGAGACGTTATATAATGGGAAAATATGCGGTTGGAGACCGTTCCATGCCACTATATGTAAACCGCGGCATTGGAGAAACACATCTTCCTGTACGTTTCCTATGCAAACCGGAGCTCACCATATTTACGCTGAAAGCAATCAACTCTTAA
- a CDS encoding succinate dehydrogenase cytochrome b558 subunit, with protein sequence MNGYYSRKLHSLLGVIPLGLFFIEHALTNFGAFEGGLARFNAGVKLLNDLPLLYVLEWVLIYIPLIYHGVFGLYIAYQAKPNNGRFQYSRNWRYTFQRITGVITFVYVIWHVYETRVQIALGHVTHEELAGTMHNIMIQPGLFTLYLIGVISASFHFANGLWSFLVSWGITVGPRAQRVSSYICMTMFVLVALMFVLSMVAFRRAEFQEATALLDTVKLVLS encoded by the coding sequence ATGAATGGTTATTATTCCAGAAAGCTGCATTCGCTTCTTGGAGTCATTCCGCTCGGCTTGTTTTTCATTGAACATGCGCTGACGAATTTTGGCGCATTCGAGGGAGGTCTCGCACGGTTTAATGCCGGCGTAAAGCTGCTTAATGACCTTCCACTGCTTTATGTACTTGAGTGGGTGTTGATCTACATCCCGCTGATTTACCATGGCGTGTTCGGTTTGTATATTGCCTATCAGGCGAAGCCGAATAACGGCCGCTTCCAGTATTCGCGCAACTGGCGCTATACGTTTCAGCGGATCACAGGTGTCATTACGTTTGTATACGTGATTTGGCATGTGTATGAAACTCGTGTTCAGATAGCGCTTGGTCATGTGACGCATGAAGAACTTGCAGGCACCATGCACAACATCATGATTCAGCCGGGACTGTTCACCTTGTACCTGATCGGCGTCATATCTGCATCGTTCCACTTTGCCAATGGTCTCTGGTCCTTCTTGGTAAGCTGGGGCATCACGGTGGGACCGCGCGCGCAGCGTGTATCTTCTTACATCTGCATGACGATGTTTGTGTTGGTGGCTCTGATGTTCGTGCTGTCCATGGTCGCATTCCGCAGAGCGGAATTCCAGGAAGCAACCGCATTGCTTGATACAGTGAAGTTAGTTCTTAGTTAA
- the sdhA gene encoding succinate dehydrogenase flavoprotein subunit yields MATNNIIIVGGGLAGLMATIKSAEAGVHVHLFSLVPVKRSHSVCAQGGINGAVNTKGEGDSPWIHFDDTVYGGDFLANQPPVKAMCEAAPGIIHLMDRMGVMFNRTPEGLLDFRRFGGTKHHRTAYAGATTGQQLLYALDEQVRRHEAEGLVTKHEHWEFLSAVIDDDGVCRGICAQDLRTMEVHTFAADAVILASGGPGIVFGRTTNSVINTGTAASAVYQQGVHYANGEFIQIHPTAIPGDDKLRLMSESARGEGGRIWTYKDGKPWYFLEEKYPAYGNLVPRDIATREIHDVCVNQGLGVNGENMVYLDLSHKDPKELDVKLGGIIEIYEKFVGDDPRKIPMKIFPAVHYSMGGMWVDYNQMTNIPGLFAAGECDYQYHGANRLGANSLVSAIYGGMVAGPKAVEYTRGLKKSAADVPSSVFERYKKQQDDKYENILKMDGNENAYGLHKELGEMMNANMTVVRYNDKLEQTIGKIKDMKQRYKNININDKSRWNNPGASFTRQLWNMLELAEAMTLGALLRNESRGAHYKPEFPDRNDEEFLKTTKATWTPDGPEISYEPVDVSLIPPRIRDYSKEK; encoded by the coding sequence ATGGCAACAAATAATATCATTATCGTGGGCGGCGGTCTGGCTGGTCTGATGGCTACCATCAAATCAGCAGAAGCAGGCGTCCATGTTCACTTGTTTTCTTTGGTCCCTGTAAAAAGATCGCATTCCGTATGTGCGCAGGGTGGAATTAACGGAGCCGTTAACACCAAAGGTGAAGGCGACTCCCCGTGGATCCACTTTGACGATACCGTGTATGGCGGTGACTTCCTTGCCAACCAGCCTCCGGTAAAAGCAATGTGTGAAGCGGCACCAGGCATTATTCACCTGATGGACCGCATGGGCGTTATGTTCAACCGGACCCCGGAAGGTCTGCTTGACTTCCGTCGGTTTGGTGGCACCAAGCATCACCGTACGGCGTATGCGGGTGCAACGACAGGCCAACAGCTGCTGTATGCGCTGGATGAGCAGGTACGCCGCCATGAAGCGGAAGGACTTGTTACGAAGCATGAGCATTGGGAATTCCTGTCCGCTGTTATTGATGACGATGGCGTATGCCGCGGCATTTGTGCACAGGATCTGCGTACGATGGAAGTTCATACGTTTGCTGCGGATGCAGTTATTCTTGCAAGCGGAGGCCCTGGCATCGTATTCGGCAGAACGACCAACTCGGTCATCAATACCGGTACGGCAGCAAGTGCTGTATACCAACAGGGCGTTCATTACGCGAACGGCGAATTCATCCAGATTCATCCGACGGCTATTCCAGGGGATGATAAGCTGCGCCTCATGTCCGAATCCGCACGTGGTGAAGGCGGACGGATCTGGACGTACAAAGACGGCAAGCCTTGGTATTTCCTTGAAGAGAAATATCCGGCTTACGGCAACCTCGTTCCGCGGGATATCGCGACTCGCGAAATCCATGACGTGTGCGTGAACCAAGGACTTGGTGTAAACGGCGAGAACATGGTTTATCTCGATCTGTCGCATAAAGATCCGAAGGAACTGGATGTTAAGCTTGGCGGCATCATCGAAATCTACGAAAAATTCGTAGGCGATGATCCGCGTAAAATCCCGATGAAAATTTTCCCGGCCGTGCATTACTCCATGGGCGGCATGTGGGTTGATTACAACCAAATGACTAATATTCCTGGTCTGTTTGCAGCCGGCGAATGTGATTATCAATACCACGGTGCAAACCGTCTGGGGGCAAACTCACTTGTATCCGCCATTTATGGCGGTATGGTAGCCGGACCGAAAGCGGTCGAATATACCAGAGGACTTAAGAAATCCGCTGCTGACGTACCGTCGAGCGTTTTCGAAAGATATAAAAAGCAGCAGGATGACAAATACGAGAACATCCTCAAAATGGATGGTAATGAGAATGCGTACGGCCTGCATAAAGAGCTGGGCGAAATGATGAACGCTAACATGACGGTGGTTCGTTATAACGACAAGCTGGAGCAAACGATCGGCAAAATCAAAGACATGAAGCAGCGCTACAAGAATATCAACATTAACGATAAATCACGCTGGAACAATCCGGGTGCGTCCTTTACGCGCCAGCTGTGGAACATGCTTGAGCTTGCCGAAGCCATGACGCTTGGAGCGCTGCTGCGCAACGAGAGCCGCGGCGCGCATTATAAGCCGGAGTTCCCGGATCGTAACGATGAAGAATTCCTGAAAACCACCAAAGCGACTTGGACGCCGGATGGCCCGGAAATTTCCTATGAGCCGGTAGACGTTTCGTTGATCCCGCCGCGGATCCGCGACTATTCCAAAGAAAAGTAA
- a CDS encoding TrkH family potassium uptake protein: MLTAKFKWFRLAPPQILVLGFAGIILIGAILLTLPISNTTGKPLRFIDALFTATSATCVTGLVVKDTGTFFSTFGQVVIMLLIQVGGLGIMTMATLFSLALKRKISLRDRLILQEAMNQNTMEGIVRLIRKVLIFSLAIEGCGAILFAIRWSFDMPLGRAIYFGIFHGVSMFNNAGFDLFGHFNSLTGYVYDPLVNIVVMFLIVSGGIGFIVLSDLVEYHNKRKLSLHTKVVLSMTGALILAGAVVIFVFEFTNPRTLGSLNWGGKILASFFQSVTPRTAGANTLDLASMRQASQFFMVILMFIGASPGSTGGGIKTTTFTILVGAVIAMIRGRDDIVLFRYRLAQERIFKALTITFLALFLVVGVSMVLSTTEDSNFLTILYETTSAFGTVGLSLGLTPHLTLVGKILICLTMFAGRLGPLTLAYALGPKKGKELYRHPEGKIIIG; the protein is encoded by the coding sequence ATGTTGACAGCTAAATTCAAATGGTTTCGATTGGCGCCCCCGCAAATTCTGGTTCTGGGGTTCGCTGGTATTATTCTGATCGGGGCCATACTTCTCACCTTGCCGATTTCGAATACAACGGGCAAGCCGCTTCGTTTTATTGACGCTTTATTCACTGCGACATCGGCAACATGTGTTACGGGATTGGTTGTCAAAGATACAGGTACTTTCTTCAGCACCTTCGGACAAGTTGTGATCATGCTGCTCATTCAGGTGGGCGGACTCGGCATCATGACGATGGCAACGTTATTCTCCCTGGCGCTGAAGCGCAAGATTTCACTGCGTGACCGCTTAATACTGCAGGAAGCGATGAACCAGAATACAATGGAAGGCATCGTGCGCCTGATTCGTAAGGTTCTGATTTTTTCACTCGCCATTGAAGGCTGCGGAGCGATTTTGTTTGCCATCCGCTGGTCATTTGATATGCCGCTTGGCAGGGCAATATACTTCGGGATTTTTCACGGTGTATCGATGTTCAACAATGCGGGTTTTGATCTGTTTGGACACTTTAACAGCCTCACGGGTTATGTATATGATCCACTCGTGAATATTGTTGTGATGTTCTTGATTGTATCAGGGGGGATCGGCTTCATCGTTTTGTCTGACCTGGTAGAGTATCACAATAAACGCAAGCTCTCACTGCATACAAAAGTCGTGCTGTCGATGACAGGAGCATTGATATTGGCCGGAGCAGTGGTAATTTTTGTTTTCGAATTCACGAATCCCAGAACGCTTGGATCTCTGAACTGGGGCGGCAAAATTCTCGCATCTTTCTTCCAGTCGGTCACCCCGCGTACAGCAGGCGCAAACACACTGGATTTGGCGAGTATGCGTCAAGCTTCCCAATTCTTCATGGTTATATTGATGTTTATCGGTGCTTCGCCGGGATCTACCGGAGGGGGGATCAAGACCACGACCTTCACCATTCTGGTTGGAGCGGTCATTGCGATGATCCGTGGCCGTGATGATATCGTGCTGTTCCGTTACCGCTTGGCACAGGAGCGTATTTTCAAAGCATTGACGATTACCTTCCTGGCTCTATTCCTGGTGGTAGGGGTGTCCATGGTGCTCTCTACGACGGAGGACAGTAACTTTTTGACCATTCTGTATGAAACGACCTCGGCGTTCGGCACGGTTGGACTATCCTTGGGGCTCACTCCCCACTTAACGCTGGTTGGCAAGATCCTGATCTGTCTCACGATGTTTGCCGGACGACTGGGACCACTTACACTCGCGTATGCACTGGGTCCTAAAAAGGGCAAAGAGTTATATCGTCATCCCGAAGGGAAAATTATTATCGGTTAG
- a CDS encoding LysR family transcriptional regulator, whose protein sequence is MFEDLDVFATIVEQSSLNKASKLLNLSQPALSRKISKLEDELGVSLFNRRGKRLELTAFGQTAYNFALEQRQQNLKFMQMIAKYKGDDQISVTLGASLTTLQTTLPPLVTAFMEKHPTAELKLITGKTHEIVSAVRDKKLDAGIVASSIEEPGLRCTALFDDHLELVLPENHPLTEQGDVSMDMLHSLPMIIFSTGTWYRKLTDELFHRAGVVPDIRMEMDSFEAIVRLLPACKAAALLPKSYLRSQLMDDNGLVTIHIPALKETRRTTSLIYSENGGLSAGAKRWIEETKSIFGQYVQQGTHIPSF, encoded by the coding sequence ATGTTCGAGGATTTGGACGTATTCGCCACGATTGTTGAACAATCCAGCCTGAATAAGGCATCCAAGCTGCTAAATCTGTCCCAACCTGCCCTTTCCCGCAAAATCTCCAAACTGGAGGATGAGCTGGGTGTCAGCCTGTTTAACCGGCGCGGCAAAAGACTTGAGCTCACCGCTTTCGGACAGACTGCCTATAACTTCGCACTTGAACAGCGGCAGCAGAACCTTAAATTCATGCAGATGATTGCCAAGTATAAAGGTGACGACCAGATTTCCGTTACGCTGGGAGCAAGTCTGACAACGCTGCAGACGACACTGCCGCCGCTCGTAACCGCCTTCATGGAAAAGCATCCTACAGCAGAGCTGAAGCTTATCACGGGCAAAACGCATGAAATCGTATCCGCTGTCCGCGATAAAAAGCTAGACGCCGGGATTGTGGCCTCTTCCATTGAGGAGCCCGGGCTGCGCTGCACCGCTTTGTTTGACGATCATCTGGAGCTGGTGCTTCCCGAAAACCATCCACTCACCGAGCAGGGGGATGTGAGCATGGACATGCTGCACAGTCTCCCCATGATTATATTCTCAACGGGAACCTGGTATCGTAAACTTACCGATGAACTTTTTCATCGTGCAGGCGTGGTTCCAGATATCCGAATGGAGATGGATTCGTTTGAGGCCATTGTGCGGCTGCTCCCGGCGTGCAAGGCGGCAGCCCTTCTGCCAAAATCTTATCTGCGCAGTCAACTGATGGATGATAATGGTCTTGTTACGATTCATATCCCGGCTTTAAAAGAAACCCGGCGCACCACCTCGCTGATCTACTCGGAAAACGGAGGACTCAGTGCTGGGGCCAAACGTTGGATAGAGGAAACCAAATCTATATTTGGCCAATATGTTCAGCAGGGTACTCATATTCCATCATTTTAG
- a CDS encoding TrkA family potassium uptake protein, which produces MKTQQFVVIGLGRFGSSLALELIDLGYEVLGIDKNEEVVSNMSEYLTHAVVADATDEEVLKSLGIRNFDCGVVAIGDDIQMSILAAILLKDLGVRTVVAKAISILHGRALAKLGVDRVIFPERDMGIRVAHQLVTPNLLDYIELSKEYSIVEMTVPETLNGKTLSEVNTRAKFGCSIVALHRDGKIIVAPTAMDQLHAGDIMVIIGANSNIDRFESEAVNVN; this is translated from the coding sequence ATGAAAACACAGCAGTTTGTCGTCATCGGTCTGGGGCGTTTTGGCTCGAGTCTTGCATTGGAGCTTATCGATCTGGGGTATGAGGTGCTTGGAATTGACAAGAATGAAGAAGTAGTCAGCAATATGAGCGAGTACCTGACGCATGCGGTCGTAGCCGATGCCACGGATGAGGAAGTATTGAAATCACTGGGCATCCGGAATTTTGACTGCGGGGTTGTAGCCATTGGCGATGATATTCAAATGAGCATTCTCGCCGCGATTTTGCTGAAGGACTTGGGTGTTCGCACAGTCGTTGCCAAAGCGATATCGATCCTTCATGGGCGCGCCTTAGCGAAGCTTGGCGTTGACCGGGTGATTTTTCCGGAAAGAGATATGGGAATTCGCGTGGCCCATCAGCTCGTCACACCGAACCTGCTGGATTACATCGAGTTATCCAAAGAGTACAGTATCGTGGAAATGACGGTGCCTGAAACGCTGAACGGCAAAACGCTGAGCGAGGTCAATACGCGTGCCAAATTCGGCTGCAGCATTGTTGCATTGCACCGCGACGGGAAAATTATTGTCGCTCCCACAGCGATGGATCAGCTACATGCAGGAGATATCATGGTCATTATCGGTGCAAATAGCAATATAGACCGCTTCGAGAGCGAAGCCGTAAATGTAAACTAG
- a CDS encoding sodium:proton antiporter codes for MESSTTEIIHHILILLLFIITVGMLAGRLASWLKLPDVAVFIIAGMVLGRGLHLINAASSSLINQLILTVGSALILFDGGRNLRLSGLKKVWITLSLLSVPGVIITTAVVGTAVHFLFGLDWIFSLLAAAVIASTDPASIIPVFKQVKIKERVRETVESESAFNDATGSILTFALLAAVTGGKSLQIGNMAWDFVKTAVGGIVVGAVVAIILTYLVAHFRLGVLKDYTTIAMIVVALSSYLIGDMLHVSGFMATFVAGLIWGNADTMGLSMDDKLEETGTFADNTSVMMRMLIFILLGSQVDFRALGDYFWPSLAAVLILMFIARPLTVLLCALPDRKVKWSWRELLFMMWVRETGVIPAALSGMIVGMGVAHAGMISAVTFMAIMLTILLQASTTGFVARKLGLEIKSGDKTRGV; via the coding sequence GTGGAATCTTCAACTACAGAAATCATTCATCATATATTAATTCTTCTGCTCTTCATCATTACGGTGGGGATGCTGGCCGGAAGGCTGGCCTCCTGGCTGAAGCTGCCGGATGTTGCTGTATTTATTATCGCAGGTATGGTGCTCGGAAGAGGACTGCATCTGATTAATGCGGCGAGCAGCTCCCTGATCAACCAGCTGATATTGACGGTAGGCTCGGCACTGATTCTCTTCGACGGCGGTAGGAATTTGCGGCTCAGCGGACTGAAAAAGGTATGGATTACGCTTTCTCTGCTCAGTGTCCCCGGAGTGATTATCACGACAGCCGTCGTGGGTACAGCAGTTCATTTTTTATTTGGACTCGATTGGATATTCTCTTTGCTTGCGGCTGCCGTTATTGCATCAACGGATCCAGCTTCGATTATTCCGGTCTTTAAGCAGGTCAAGATTAAGGAGCGGGTAAGAGAGACCGTAGAGAGTGAGTCGGCATTCAATGATGCTACCGGCTCAATCCTTACCTTCGCTTTGCTTGCAGCAGTTACCGGCGGGAAATCGCTGCAGATCGGTAACATGGCCTGGGATTTTGTGAAAACGGCTGTAGGCGGTATTGTAGTCGGCGCCGTGGTAGCGATTATATTAACCTATTTGGTGGCGCATTTCCGTCTAGGCGTGCTTAAGGATTACACGACCATTGCTATGATCGTTGTTGCACTTTCTTCCTATTTAATAGGAGATATGCTTCACGTGAGCGGATTTATGGCAACCTTCGTAGCCGGACTGATCTGGGGCAATGCCGATACAATGGGCCTTTCCATGGATGATAAGCTGGAGGAAACGGGAACCTTTGCGGATAACACCAGCGTCATGATGCGAATGCTGATCTTTATCCTGCTGGGCAGCCAGGTTGATTTCCGCGCGTTGGGTGACTATTTCTGGCCGAGTCTGGCAGCGGTGCTGATTCTGATGTTTATTGCCCGCCCGCTGACCGTGCTGCTGTGTGCGCTTCCGGATCGTAAGGTGAAGTGGTCCTGGCGTGAGCTTCTTTTCATGATGTGGGTACGTGAAACCGGTGTGATTCCCGCGGCGCTCTCCGGCATGATTGTGGGGATGGGTGTAGCACATGCAGGCATGATATCTGCAGTCACGTTCATGGCCATTATGCTAACCATTCTGCTGCAGGCCAGCACTACCGGTTTCGTTGCCCGGAAGCTTGGACTTGAGATTAAATCTGGAGATAAAACGCGAGGCGTCTGA
- the sdhB gene encoding succinate dehydrogenase iron-sulfur subunit, which yields MAEQTASTKKVKFIITRQDSPDAASYVEEFELPYRPGMNVISALMEIQRNPQNNKGEKVAPVCWESNCLEEVCGACSMVINGKPRQACAALIDKLEQPIRVQPMRTFPVVRDLVIDRSRMFNALKRVKAWIPIDGTYDLGPGPRMPEKKRQWAYELSKCMTCGVCLEACPNVNDKTDFIGPAAISQVRLFNAHPTGEMNADERLDTLMDDGGIEGCGNSQNCVRSCPKGIPLTTSIAEINKQSTKHLFKKWLSV from the coding sequence ATGGCGGAACAAACTGCTTCTACCAAAAAAGTGAAGTTTATTATTACCCGTCAGGACAGCCCGGACGCTGCATCATATGTTGAGGAGTTCGAGCTTCCTTATCGCCCGGGTATGAACGTAATCAGTGCCTTGATGGAAATCCAGCGTAACCCGCAGAACAACAAGGGCGAAAAAGTAGCACCGGTGTGCTGGGAATCGAACTGTCTTGAGGAGGTCTGCGGTGCCTGCTCCATGGTCATCAACGGTAAACCCCGTCAGGCCTGCGCAGCGCTGATCGACAAGCTGGAACAGCCAATCCGCGTACAGCCGATGAGAACTTTCCCGGTTGTCCGTGACCTTGTGATTGACCGCAGCCGGATGTTTAACGCCCTGAAGCGCGTCAAAGCATGGATTCCTATCGACGGCACGTATGATCTCGGTCCTGGACCGCGTATGCCGGAGAAAAAACGCCAATGGGCCTATGAGCTTTCCAAGTGCATGACATGCGGCGTTTGTTTGGAAGCTTGCCCGAACGTGAATGACAAAACCGACTTTATCGGTCCTGCAGCGATTTCCCAGGTTCGTCTGTTCAATGCTCATCCAACGGGTGAAATGAATGCCGACGAGCGTCTGGATACTCTGATGGATGACGGTGGTATTGAGGGCTGCGGCAACTCGCAGAACTGCGTACGTTCTTGTCCAAAGGGGATTCCGCTGACGACTTCCATTGCGGAAATCAACAAGCAGTCCACCAAGCATCTGTTCAAAAAATGGCTTAGCGTCTAA
- a CDS encoding ion channel, producing the protein MSWWMWILNVAGLIVLMYIFYSLEKKWTSKAVLLAPIIIYVLVSLEDLFGLIDLMTIVPGNGGMRVLILLFCLVSVIFYVLYIFNRIAESALNKKKVYMKTLLIRISTAALTCVFFFTIIYTSIYKLFGHHTFDGENIGNDLLSQLISFLYFSVATFVTVGYGDISPVDSTSRLAVIMEIAFSFITVAYALSMLSVFRRIFSPGPDDKLPEEM; encoded by the coding sequence ATGTCATGGTGGATGTGGATTCTCAATGTGGCGGGTTTGATTGTGCTGATGTATATTTTCTACAGCCTGGAGAAAAAATGGACGAGCAAAGCGGTGCTGCTGGCGCCCATCATTATCTACGTGCTGGTATCTCTGGAGGATCTGTTCGGGTTGATTGATCTGATGACAATCGTGCCCGGGAATGGGGGAATGAGGGTGCTCATCCTTCTGTTCTGTCTGGTCTCCGTTATCTTTTATGTTCTGTATATATTTAACCGGATCGCTGAATCTGCGCTGAATAAAAAGAAGGTTTACATGAAGACACTGCTGATCCGCATCAGTACGGCTGCTCTGACCTGTGTCTTCTTTTTCACGATTATTTATACGTCTATTTACAAGCTGTTTGGACACCACACATTTGATGGCGAGAATATCGGCAATGATCTGCTCAGTCAGCTCATATCCTTTTTGTACTTCAGTGTGGCGACTTTCGTCACGGTCGGTTATGGTGATATCTCTCCCGTAGACAGTACGTCGAGGCTGGCGGTCATTATGGAAATTGCCTTCAGCTTTATTACGGTGGCTTACGCCCTGTCCATGCTGAGCGTGTTCCGCAGGATCTTCAGTCCAGGTCCCGATGACAAGCTGCCGGAAGAGATGTAG